Genomic window (Cucumis sativus cultivar 9930 chromosome 2, Cucumber_9930_V3, whole genome shotgun sequence):
aatagtacATTTGatgtaataaaatattcagattgtatcaataataaatattaataaatattcatatgCTTCTATCTACAAATTCGTTTCTATCGttgataaaattcaaaattttgttatttttcaaaatgtctaaataaataaagtgaatatattctataaaaagtttaaataaattttgattattaaaattgaaagagttAAAAGGCTAAAGTTGTCATTTAAGAGCTTGTTAATTTTCTCtgacatatttatttaaattaagattcAATCAAGGGAATGCGAAAATACCTATCTTTCTacattcttcatcttttccagATTTTCGGTTTTGTTCTCAGATCGCTCTCTACTTTCGTCGCCTTCTCAGGTactctccatcttcttctatCTCTTTCTACAAGTCATTGTTGAACTTCGTTAGGCGACAGACGAAATGGAGCCTAAATTGCCTAATGTCTTCTGTTTTTTGTTGCAGTAAAttggaaatttatgtttggtaTGAATGTTTTCTTTTGCTCGTGATTTCTGCTTCAGAATTTAGGGCTTTGCAATTGATTACGATTAATTTATGTTAGGCTTCGTATTTGGATTAGAACAAGCTCTCGGCTCTCGATAAGCTTTTGGTTATAGGTTTGGAGCTTGGCacattgggttttttttttcccttctgattttcctttattcttcgTCTTAGCAATTGGAGtcctttgttctttttggaatttttatGTATTGATCGTTGCTTGATAAGCTTGTGGTTTAGAAGTCGAGTGGTAAACATCAATGgtgaaaaaatgtatttttcttaatctttatttatttatttcttttggaattCAAACAAATGCTAGTCTCGTTGGTTCTTCTATCAACATTCCCTCTCCAAGAAAAAACTCTTCAAGCCCTTGAAGTGACctctttatcattttttttttgctaaaagGACTTTTGATTCCTTATCCCcgtaaccattttgttttggaaaattaaagcTATAGATACTGCTTCCATCTCCAAATTTCTTActttgttttctactttttaccaattgtttataaaaccaagccaaaacttgaaaactaaaaaaagcaGCTTTCAAAAATtcgttttagtttttgaaatttggctaagAATGCAACCATTGAAGATGCTAATCACTGTAAGAGATTGGGAGGAAATATgcttgatttttcaaaaacgaaaTATTACCAAATGGGGctttaattttccaaatacACACGTTCTTTTGCAATCAATGTTTGTCAATGGTGATTGCCCAAATTATGCTTAAAAAACTCTTTGGTCGTTTCTTGCAAATGTCCTTTTATCTTATCATAAGTGCATGGTAACGATGATAATGAAACAATTTCGACTCTCTTTATGCATTATTCTCAGTTTAAATGTCTTACTGAAAGATAActaattcataatattttcaagATAGGTAACGATGTTATTTTAGCATCATTTAATTGTTTCATTTGGCTGACGTTTCAACTTCTCATATGGCAGTGCGGTAGAGAATGATGAAGCTGCAAACATATGCGGGGATTAGTTTTATTGCAACCATAATGGTTATCTATCATGCCTTCAACAGTAGAGGGCAGTTCTACCCAGCATTGGTCTATTTATCGACCTCCAAGATAAATCTAGTACTTCTTCTCAATATGGGTTTAGTCATCATGTGCATTTTGTGGCAGCtaacaaaaaagatatttcTGGGTTCTCTTAGAGAAGCAGAAGTTGAGAGGCTCAACGAGCAATCATGGAAGGAGTTGATGGAAATCCTCTTTGCCATCACTATTTTTCGGCAAGATTTTTCTGTTGCATTCCTGGGTATGGTTACGGCTCTGTTGTTGATCAAAGCTCTCCATTGGCTGGCTCAGAAGAGAGTTGAATACATGGAAACCACTCCATCGGTGCCATTGTTGTCTCATATCCGGATTGTTTCTTTCTTAGGCTTCCTCTTTGTTCTCGATAGtctgtttttttataattcgATAGATTCTCTGATACAGACAAGAAAGGCCTCGGTTTccctcttcttttcatttgagtaAGTTTTCAATTTCCATTGGttcatatctttttctttcctttttgtgGTCATCGTTGTTGTTATAGGAAATATACATATCATTATTATgttgaaattacaaaagaggAAAGTCCTATACAATGGATTTCAAAATGCTTTTCCAATTGACCATGAAATTTGGTTCCTATTTTGATTCTGTATTTAGACAAGTATTAGTTATGATGTTTcataatgaaattttttgaacaTTTGGTATCACATTAATTTCATGAAGGTGTGGTTAGAATGTCAGAGATGCCAAGGTCATGTTAGATGAACTCACAAAactattgtttaaatttgatacttAAGTTCTTATATAGAGAATTTATGGCTCTGTCTTGTAGTCTTTGCTCGCAAGAGTTAGGTTTTTATCCGATTATGCTTCTTGTGTCCATGAGAgggtcttatgtaaacataaaataaattcaatgaCTTGTTTCAGGTATATGATTCTTGCGACAACAGCTGTGTCAACATTTGTGAAATATATCTTCTATGTCAGTGATGTGCTCATGGAGGGACAATGGGAAAGGAAACCAGTCTATACATTTTACTTGGAACTTATTCGAGACTTGCTTCACTTGTCGATGTACTTGTGTTTCTTTCTTGTGATTTTCATGTAAGTAATCAAACTACACCCATGAGCTATCTCATTCTTGCGTACTGGAATTTCAGAATTAATATCTTTCTGCATAAATGTTCTCATACTGCCGATATCTAAATGGGGTTCTGATTCTTCTCAAGAAATACTATGCAAACCAAAAAAGTCAGATGTGGTTACTAGGATTCGTGTCCTTTCATGTATCAATGGctctcatatttttctttcatgttaATTGTGGGAGATGGCTCATAAGTCATAGTAGGAGTGTCTTAAGAATGATAGGgtatttcttgtttgtttggaTATCCTTTACATACCTATTATTTTCAATCagttgttttagaattttactCCCTTAAAGATTGAAAGAGGCAGAGATTTCTGTTTACATGCACACATTgcacaaaaaaagaatgattttGCTTGTAGTCTGACCAATTAATTTTTGGATATTGCTAGACTGTAAACATGGTAGAAAGTTTagaattcttttcttttatatgtcTGTCTTTTGAATGTGTTGTTTTCAtcatcacacacacacacacatagaTATGGTCAAGTATATTTTTTCACCTACTGTTTAATAATAAGGAAATAAGGAAGCTAACTAAAGCTCAAGGACAAGTTTAATGTACAGCTTCCTTGTCTCTATATGCATGATGTAGCACAATGGGATAGGACATCAATCGCCATCCCATTGATGGTTTGATCTCCTACCCATGGTTGTTgaactttaaataatatttggaGTTACATCCACACTAACTTCATTCCCAGTTCACATCTTTACTGTACtgacttttgactttgctTTTGTAGGACTTATGGTGTGCCTTTGCACTTGATCCGAGAGCTTTATGAGATCTTTAGGAATTTCAGGATTCGCATTGCAGATTACATCCGTTATAGAAAGATTACTTCAAACATGAACGATCGTTTTCCAGATGCAACGCCTGAAGAACTCAATTCGTGCGTCCAAGCTTGGTCAACTTGTTGTGTCTTTGATGCTTCCAGTACTTTTATGTTAGCTACTAAAGTTGTTTTTATGGAATTGCAGAAGTGATGCAACATGCATTATTTGTCGTGAAGAGATGACAGTTGCAAAGAAACTAGTATGTGGACACCTTTTTCATGTCCATTGTCTCCGATCTTGGTTGGAGCGACAACATACTTGTCCCACTTGTAGAGCCCTTGTTGTACCACCCGAAGGTTCAAGTACAACAACCGGTCATCATGGAGTGCAGTCTGATGCTAACCAACAAGGTAATTGCACTTGTaacaattcaattcaatttacTGCCTGGCTAAAGGGTCCTACGTCTTGTACTATTTTTAATCAGGtaagttttattaatttccTCCATGTGTATTTTATCTGGCTGTAGACCTTTCTGGAATCTTTAGTATGGAGAAAGTGTGTAAAAACTctagaattttgaaaattttggactgcataattatttttaattggcTTAAAATACCCCTTAAAGGGGCGGTTGATAGTGGGTCTTGTttcactatttatttttttattcttatttttctgt
Coding sequences:
- the LOC101215351 gene encoding ERAD-associated E3 ubiquitin-protein ligase HRD1B isoform X2, with product MMKLQTYAGISFIATIMVIYHAFNSRGQFYPALVYLSTSKINLVLLLNMGLVIMCILWQLTKKIFLGSLREAEVERLNEQSWKELMEILFAITIFRQDFSVAFLGMVTALLLIKALHWLAQKRVEYMETTPSVPLLSHIRIVSFLGFLFVLDSLFFYNSIDSLIQTRKASVSLFFSFEYMILATTAVSTFVKYIFYVSDVLMEGQWERKPVYTFYLELIRDLLHLSMYLCFFLVIFMTYGVPLHLIRELYEIFRNFRIRIADYIRYRKITSNMNDRFPDATPEELNSSDATCIICREEMTVAKKLVCGHLFHVHCLRSWLERQHTCPTCRALVVPPEGSSTTTGHHGVQSDANQQGTGTTSSSAQGTSGTGVTNDNLSHHQARVRAAAAAASIYEKSYVYPCASTLVWSLGYAVVPQVERPLFDSNNTETNGEQSPNGHPQYFSFPGGPSNLSFTQFPQNIFVPFQPREGTGNNIEELGSSLNVSGSQLEAQEKFLQQQIEFLQNQLQLLRKPKVEESSRGASEADKKGKSLAISPSSSASLSSSDSHPPGETERAVR
- the LOC101215351 gene encoding ERAD-associated E3 ubiquitin-protein ligase HRD1B isoform X1, coding for MMKLQTYAGISFIATIMVIYHAFNSRGQFYPALVYLSTSKINLVLLLNMGLVIMCILWQLTKKIFLGSLREAEVERLNEQSWKELMEILFAITIFRQDFSVAFLGMVTALLLIKALHWLAQKRVEYMETTPSVPLLSHIRIVSFLGFLFVLDSLFFYNSIDSLIQTRKASVSLFFSFEYMILATTAVSTFVKYIFYVSDVLMEGQWERKPVYTFYLELIRDLLHLSMYLCFFLVIFMTYGVPLHLIRELYEIFRNFRIRIADYIRYRKITSNMNDRFPDATPEELNSSDATCIICREEMTVAKKLVCGHLFHVHCLRSWLERQHTCPTCRALVVPPEGSSTTTGHHGVQSDANQQAGTGTTSSSAQGTSGTGVTNDNLSHHQARVRAAAAAASIYEKSYVYPCASTLVWSLGYAVVPQVERPLFDSNNTETNGEQSPNGHPQYFSFPGGPSNLSFTQFPQNIFVPFQPREGTGNNIEELGSSLNVSGSQLEAQEKFLQQQIEFLQNQLQLLRKPKVEESSRGASEADKKGKSLAISPSSSASLSSSDSHPPGETERAVR